In Liquorilactobacillus nagelii DSM 13675, the following proteins share a genomic window:
- a CDS encoding PTS sugar transporter subunit IIC, producing MVKNKFGDFVNQKVLPPIMKFVNTKPITALKDGMVYALPFIIIGSIFLILSNIPITSVANALKASGWSAVFSQAYTASFGLISVWASIGIAYVYVRNEGYEPLPAGLTSLSAFLILQFLQVDNPLIATMGKSGSGIANAAGSTVMSGSQVAQHIDKLPHALQTFLSAPVTNTINITWLGGQGMIAAIIIGILVGWSYTKMLKAGWKITLPEQVPANVANQFTAMIPAGVILTVSMLLYAFFKMVMSTDLLQLIYKLLQTPLQGLSDSLGGALIIAFLVPFFWFFGVHGGLIMGAITSGLLIPNTFDNASLYHAGKLSLANGAHIVTNEFYNNFINLTGSGITIGLVIFTLYAARSAQMKSLGKIELVPALFNINEPFLFGLPLVMNPFLAIPFFLTPVIVALTTYLVIYFGIAPPLNGVAAPWTTPPIISGFLIGGWKMAIWQAIVLVMSTAIYFPFAKKYDNYLLAQEQAKVAKETK from the coding sequence ATGGTAAAAAATAAGTTTGGCGATTTTGTTAATCAAAAAGTCTTACCGCCAATTATGAAATTTGTGAATACCAAGCCAATTACAGCACTAAAGGATGGAATGGTTTATGCTTTACCGTTTATTATTATTGGTTCAATATTCTTAATTTTATCAAACATTCCGATTACTTCGGTAGCTAATGCATTGAAAGCCTCCGGATGGTCTGCGGTTTTCAGTCAGGCTTATACAGCTTCATTTGGCTTGATTTCAGTTTGGGCTTCAATTGGGATTGCATATGTTTATGTTCGCAATGAAGGATATGAACCATTACCAGCTGGACTAACCTCTTTATCAGCTTTTTTAATTTTACAATTCTTGCAAGTAGATAATCCTTTGATTGCGACAATGGGCAAATCAGGTTCTGGAATTGCCAATGCTGCTGGCAGCACTGTTATGTCTGGCAGTCAGGTAGCTCAACATATTGATAAATTACCCCATGCTTTGCAAACATTTCTTTCAGCACCAGTAACCAATACAATTAATATTACTTGGCTTGGTGGACAGGGGATGATTGCTGCAATTATTATCGGTATTTTGGTCGGCTGGTCGTACACTAAAATGTTAAAGGCAGGTTGGAAAATAACTTTACCGGAACAGGTTCCAGCTAATGTAGCTAACCAATTTACAGCTATGATTCCAGCTGGAGTTATTTTAACAGTTTCGATGTTATTGTATGCATTTTTCAAGATGGTAATGAGTACTGATTTATTGCAACTAATTTATAAATTATTACAGACTCCTTTACAAGGCTTATCAGATTCACTTGGTGGTGCTTTAATTATTGCTTTCTTGGTTCCGTTCTTCTGGTTCTTCGGTGTTCATGGTGGGTTAATTATGGGGGCAATCACCAGTGGCTTGTTGATTCCTAATACATTTGATAATGCAAGTTTATATCATGCTGGAAAATTGAGTTTAGCTAATGGCGCACATATTGTTACTAACGAATTTTATAATAATTTTATTAATTTGACTGGTTCTGGAATTACTATTGGTCTAGTAATCTTCACTTTATATGCAGCCCGCTCAGCCCAGATGAAATCATTAGGAAAAATTGAGCTTGTCCCAGCTCTATTCAATATTAATGAACCATTTTTGTTTGGCTTGCCATTGGTAATGAATCCATTTTTAGCGATTCCATTTTTCTTAACTCCGGTAATTGTTGCCTTGACTACCTATTTAGTGATTTATTTTGGAATTGCGCCACCTTTGAATGGTGTTGCGGCACCTTGGACAACGCCACCAATTATTTCTGGGTTTTTGATTGGCGGTTGGAAAATGGCAATTTGGCAAGCAATTGTATTAGTTATGTCGACGGCAATTTATTTTCCATTTGCAAAGAAATACGATAATTATTTATTGGCACAGGAACAAGCAAAAGTAGCCAAAGAAACAAAATAA
- a CDS encoding PTS lactose/cellobiose transporter subunit IIA produces the protein MDKDKRMQVVMGLIMAGGNAKGSSIAAIQAAKKGDFLAAEKNLTAANQALNQAHNVQTEMLTQEAQGQKTPVDLYLVHAQDHLMTAIAFKDLAQEFVDVYKRIEENH, from the coding sequence ATGGATAAAGATAAGCGAATGCAGGTAGTCATGGGCTTGATTATGGCTGGTGGAAATGCTAAGGGTAGCAGTATCGCGGCAATTCAGGCTGCAAAAAAAGGTGATTTTTTAGCTGCTGAAAAAAACTTAACAGCTGCAAACCAGGCATTAAACCAGGCACATAATGTTCAAACAGAGATGTTAACTCAAGAAGCCCAAGGACAAAAGACGCCAGTTGATCTGTATTTGGTGCATGCGCAAGATCATTTGATGACAGCAATTGCTTTTAAAGATTTAGCCCAAGAATTTGTAGATGTTTATAAAAGAATTGAAGAGAATCATTAG
- a CDS encoding L-lactate dehydrogenase, whose product MARKIGVIGMGNVGATAAHYIVANGFADELVLIDKRSEKVNADALDFEDAMANLKSHTKIIVNDYAALKDADVIISAIGKIELQDNQDDDRFAELPFTRAAAKEVGAKIKAAGFNGIMVVITNPVDVITSIYQEVIGLPKNHVLGTGTLLDSARMKRAVARELKIDPQSVYGYNLGEHGNSQFTAWSTVRVLGHPITEIAAKTGLDLAKLDQEAREGGFKVFHGKKYTNYGIATAAVRLALAVLTDSRTELAVSNYRKEWETYLSYPAIVGRDGIVEQLDFDLTDEEIKKLARSADYIKTKFAESR is encoded by the coding sequence ATGGCACGAAAAATCGGCGTGATCGGCATGGGAAATGTTGGCGCAACTGCAGCCCACTATATTGTGGCAAATGGTTTTGCTGACGAATTGGTGTTAATTGATAAACGTAGCGAAAAAGTCAATGCTGATGCATTGGACTTTGAAGATGCAATGGCAAATTTAAAGAGCCACACCAAGATTATTGTTAATGATTATGCAGCTTTAAAAGATGCTGATGTAATTATTTCTGCGATTGGTAAAATAGAATTGCAAGATAATCAAGATGATGATCGTTTTGCCGAGTTGCCTTTTACTCGAGCAGCAGCTAAAGAAGTTGGTGCTAAGATTAAAGCTGCAGGTTTTAATGGGATAATGGTAGTTATTACTAATCCAGTTGACGTTATTACTTCAATCTACCAAGAAGTCATTGGTTTACCAAAAAACCATGTTTTAGGTACAGGTACATTACTTGACTCGGCGCGTATGAAACGTGCAGTAGCTCGTGAGTTAAAAATTGATCCCCAGTCTGTTTATGGCTATAATCTAGGCGAACATGGTAATTCACAATTTACTGCTTGGTCAACTGTGCGCGTTTTAGGTCATCCAATTACTGAAATTGCCGCGAAAACAGGGTTAGACTTGGCAAAACTAGATCAGGAAGCACGTGAAGGCGGCTTTAAAGTCTTTCATGGGAAAAAATATACAAACTATGGAATTGCTACAGCAGCTGTCAGATTAGCACTTGCTGTTTTAACCGATTCACGGACAGAACTAGCTGTGTCAAATTACCGAAAAGAATGGGAAACATATCTGTCATATCCAGCTATTGTTGGTCGAGATGGTATTGTTGAACAACTTGATTTTGATTTAACTGATGAAGAAATCAAAAAATTAGCTCGGTCAGCAGATTATATTAAGACTAAGTTTGCTGAATCAAGATAA
- a CDS encoding GntR family transcriptional regulator → MKKAKYQIVAEKIRQRIIKGIYQAKQLMPDQNSIAKEFDVSRLTVKKALDMLAREGLIYKQSGLGTIVLGVIPIKAASDSPANAFDGMSKQHIGEKVESKIISFEVHFPDDDLQAKLDIAKDEPVYEIERLRILNGEPLILEHTFMPVKLVPGLNEEIMHQSIYGYLHQDLHLKFGGAYRKIRASLPDQLDLKYLNAKETDPILEFEEIVWLNNGENIEYSTSRNRYDKRSYTVLDVNNF, encoded by the coding sequence ATGAAGAAAGCTAAATATCAAATAGTTGCTGAAAAAATTCGGCAACGGATTATAAAAGGAATTTATCAAGCAAAGCAATTGATGCCTGACCAAAATTCAATTGCTAAAGAATTCGATGTTAGTCGCTTGACTGTCAAGAAAGCTTTAGATATGTTGGCGCGAGAGGGATTGATATATAAACAGTCAGGATTGGGCACAATTGTTTTAGGCGTAATTCCAATTAAGGCAGCCAGTGATTCCCCGGCAAATGCATTTGATGGAATGAGTAAACAGCATATTGGTGAGAAAGTTGAAAGCAAGATTATTTCTTTTGAGGTCCATTTTCCGGATGATGATTTACAAGCAAAATTGGATATTGCCAAAGATGAACCAGTTTATGAAATTGAACGGTTACGGATATTGAACGGGGAGCCATTAATCCTAGAACATACTTTTATGCCAGTCAAATTAGTTCCCGGATTGAACGAAGAAATTATGCATCAGTCAATTTATGGTTATTTGCATCAGGATTTGCATCTGAAATTTGGTGGTGCTTATCGTAAGATTCGTGCCAGTCTACCAGATCAATTAGATTTAAAATATTTAAACGCTAAGGAAACAGATCCTATTTTAGAGTTTGAAGAAATTGTTTGGCTTAACAATGGAGAAAATATTGAGTATTCAACTAGCCGTAATCGTTATGATAAACGAAGCTATACTGTGTTAGATGTTAATAATTTTTAA
- a CDS encoding 6-phospho-beta-glucosidase, translating to MKKFRSDFLWGGAVAAHQLEGAWRTDGKGPSVADVMTAGSASQPRKITAEIKEEKNYPNHQAIDFYHHYQADLKLMAEMGFKCFRTSIAWSRIFPQGDEVTPNEAGLEFYDRLFAECLKYQIEPIVTLSHFEMPYYLVTKYGGWRNRKMIDFFVKFADTCFKRYRNQVKYWMTFNEINNQTGYQNEFCLFTNSGIKAASGENAEELMYQAAHYELVASSIAVEHGHQINPEFKIGCMLAMVPLYPLNSQPHNIMMAEKAMQKRYWFTDVHVNGTYPNFMETFLKHRHYRNDITSADRYNLQRGTVDFIGFSYYMSKTVSFSEDNPAYDYDDYSNDVQNPYLPASEWGWTVDPEGLRYGANWFNDRYHLPLFVVENGLGARDEVTSDGKVHDDYRVNYLREHLIQLKKAVVEDGIDIIGYTPWSAIDIVSAGTGQMEKRYGFVYVDKDDQGKGSLKRIPKDSFYWYQKVIASNGENL from the coding sequence ATGAAGAAATTTCGCTCTGATTTTTTGTGGGGAGGAGCTGTGGCAGCCCATCAATTGGAAGGTGCCTGGAGGACAGACGGGAAGGGACCGTCAGTAGCTGATGTAATGACTGCTGGTTCAGCTTCTCAACCGCGAAAAATTACCGCAGAAATAAAAGAGGAAAAAAATTATCCCAATCATCAAGCAATTGATTTTTATCATCATTATCAAGCAGACTTGAAATTAATGGCTGAAATGGGTTTTAAATGTTTTCGAACTTCAATCGCTTGGAGCCGAATTTTTCCACAAGGCGATGAAGTAACTCCTAACGAGGCTGGATTGGAATTTTATGACCGTTTATTTGCAGAGTGTCTAAAATATCAGATTGAACCCATCGTCACACTATCTCATTTTGAAATGCCTTATTATTTAGTAACGAAATATGGTGGTTGGCGTAATCGTAAAATGATTGATTTTTTTGTTAAATTTGCCGACACATGCTTTAAACGTTATCGAAATCAGGTTAAGTATTGGATGACTTTTAATGAAATTAACAATCAAACTGGCTATCAAAATGAGTTTTGTTTATTTACAAACTCAGGAATTAAGGCTGCAAGTGGTGAAAATGCTGAAGAGTTAATGTATCAGGCAGCTCATTATGAATTGGTTGCGAGTTCAATTGCAGTAGAACATGGACATCAAATTAATCCAGAATTTAAAATTGGCTGTATGTTGGCAATGGTTCCATTATATCCACTTAATTCTCAGCCACACAATATTATGATGGCAGAAAAAGCCATGCAAAAAAGATATTGGTTTACCGATGTCCATGTGAATGGCACGTATCCTAATTTTATGGAGACTTTTTTGAAACACCGTCACTATCGCAATGATATTACCTCAGCTGATCGTTACAATTTACAAAGGGGAACAGTTGATTTTATTGGTTTTAGTTATTATATGTCTAAAACAGTCAGTTTTAGTGAAGATAATCCAGCTTATGATTATGATGATTATAGTAATGACGTTCAGAATCCATATTTACCGGCATCTGAATGGGGCTGGACAGTTGATCCTGAAGGCTTGCGTTATGGGGCTAACTGGTTTAATGATCGCTATCATTTACCATTATTTGTCGTTGAAAATGGTCTTGGCGCGCGCGATGAGGTTACCTCGGATGGAAAGGTTCATGATGACTATCGAGTGAATTATTTAAGAGAACATCTAATTCAGTTGAAGAAAGCAGTTGTTGAAGATGGTATTGATATCATTGGATACACCCCCTGGTCGGCGATTGATATTGTTTCTGCGGGAACAGGTCAGATGGAAAAAAGATATGGTTTTGTTTATGTTGATAAAGATGATCAAGGAAAAGGTTCTTTAAAACGGATTCCTAAAGATTCTTTTTATTGGTATCAGAAGGTCATTGCTTCAAATGGGGAAAACTTGTAG
- a CDS encoding PTS sugar transporter subunit IIB, translating into MSEKTIMLACSAGMSTSLLVSKMQAAAKEAGKDYQIFATSTADIDHQLETAKPDVLLLGPQVAYMKSMVKKKTDQAGIPMDVINMTDYGMMDGAKVLAATEKILEGK; encoded by the coding sequence ATGAGTGAAAAAACAATTATGTTAGCCTGTTCAGCAGGTATGTCGACATCATTATTAGTATCAAAAATGCAAGCTGCAGCTAAGGAGGCTGGTAAAGATTATCAAATTTTTGCAACTTCAACGGCAGATATCGATCATCAATTGGAAACTGCAAAGCCAGATGTTTTGTTACTAGGGCCCCAAGTAGCTTATATGAAATCAATGGTAAAAAAGAAGACTGACCAAGCAGGTATTCCAATGGATGTTATTAATATGACTGATTACGGCATGATGGATGGAGCTAAAGTGTTAGCAGCAACTGAAAAAATTCTTGAAGGGAAATAA
- a CDS encoding glycoside hydrolase family 1 protein — protein MPSNFFWGNSVSSMQTEGAWNIDGKGLSVYDVRPETDKTSNWQVAIDEYHRYQEDLDLLKAMNLNMYRIQISWSRVNPTGDGEFNAAGIEFYDRLVNAMLRKGITPMICLYHFDMPLVLAKQENGFISRKTVAAFVRFAKKIIDHFADRVKYWLTFNEQNLYLTSASFRISGYLKGNKTLSEMYTIFHHTILAHAMIANYLHQKDASLKIGGMTAYTGVYPLSCRPADVMAVRKLQEFQFDNLNEIFVNGHYSTEVWHFITEKKLSVEITDSDLKIIATSKVDFLAFYYRSEVLDASKLTDKIAPNLYAEVASENNPFLEKSEWDWTIDPLGFRNILTALYNRYRLPVFPVENGIGLRETWNGKDAIADNQRIAYHRDHIKAMKDAMFIDGVKVLGYLGWGLIDIPSSQGNMEKRYGTVYVDRGNHELRTMRRIPKKSFYWFKSLLEKNGDEL, from the coding sequence ATGCCCTCCAATTTTTTCTGGGGAAATTCAGTATCTAGCATGCAAACTGAGGGGGCTTGGAATATTGACGGTAAAGGACTATCAGTTTATGACGTTCGACCAGAAACTGATAAAACTAGTAATTGGCAAGTTGCAATTGATGAGTATCATCGCTATCAAGAAGATCTGGATTTATTAAAAGCAATGAATTTGAATATGTACCGGATTCAAATTTCTTGGTCAAGAGTAAATCCAACTGGTGATGGTGAATTTAATGCAGCTGGGATTGAGTTTTATGATCGCCTGGTTAATGCAATGCTGCGAAAAGGAATCACACCAATGATTTGTTTATATCACTTTGATATGCCACTGGTATTGGCTAAGCAGGAAAATGGTTTTATTTCTCGTAAGACAGTTGCAGCATTTGTACGATTTGCCAAAAAAATTATTGATCATTTTGCGGATCGCGTTAAGTATTGGTTGACTTTTAATGAACAAAATCTTTATTTGACAAGTGCCAGTTTTCGAATTTCTGGTTACCTAAAGGGAAACAAAACTTTATCAGAGATGTACACGATTTTTCATCATACGATTTTGGCACATGCAATGATTGCAAATTATCTTCATCAAAAAGATGCTTCATTGAAAATTGGTGGGATGACAGCGTATACAGGTGTTTACCCTTTGAGCTGTCGACCGGCTGATGTAATGGCAGTTAGAAAACTGCAAGAATTTCAATTTGATAATTTAAATGAAATTTTTGTCAATGGACATTATTCAACGGAAGTATGGCATTTTATTACAGAAAAAAAGTTATCAGTTGAGATCACAGATTCCGATTTAAAAATAATTGCAACCAGTAAGGTTGATTTTTTGGCTTTTTATTACCGTAGCGAAGTTTTGGATGCAAGTAAACTTACGGATAAAATAGCACCTAATCTATATGCTGAAGTGGCAAGTGAAAATAATCCGTTTTTAGAAAAGAGTGAATGGGATTGGACAATTGATCCGTTAGGTTTCCGAAATATTTTGACAGCGCTTTATAATCGCTATCGACTTCCAGTTTTTCCAGTGGAAAATGGTATTGGTTTACGGGAAACTTGGAATGGCAAGGATGCAATCGCAGATAATCAAAGAATAGCTTATCATCGAGATCATATTAAAGCTATGAAAGATGCAATGTTTATTGATGGTGTTAAAGTACTTGGATATTTAGGTTGGGGATTAATTGATATACCAAGTTCACAGGGAAATATGGAGAAAAGATATGGCACCGTTTATGTTGATCGTGGCAACCATGAATTAAGGACAATGCGGAGGATTCCGAAAAAGTCTTTCTATTGGTTTAAATCATTACTTGAAAAAAATGGAGATGAATTATAA
- a CDS encoding methyl-accepting chemotaxis protein: MSKQEISDQQQLFAYQQIMPLFPQLFNDDVSVAIANQQKFIQVIPNSNLPINSNVGDLVPDGGAVHDALISGKTVIREVPAKVYGVAFQSYAFPLINQKQTIGVLVVGKSLNRKQQILERAQNLATALSQTTTAINEIATGAQSLNENNQDLAKTAEDTTNKMHDIQKVVSFIQSVSQKINMLGINAAIAAAHTSDSKSAGFGVIAQEIRKLSASTAKSVSEIEDVLIEIDQSVNSFSSKLTASVNTIGEQSAAAEQVLASMEELNETAKMMENVANSL; encoded by the coding sequence ATGTCTAAACAAGAAATCAGTGATCAACAGCAATTGTTTGCCTATCAACAAATAATGCCTCTTTTTCCACAATTATTTAACGATGATGTGTCCGTGGCCATCGCAAATCAGCAAAAATTTATTCAAGTTATTCCTAATTCTAATTTACCGATCAACTCTAACGTTGGAGATCTCGTTCCTGATGGTGGAGCAGTCCATGATGCACTAATTTCTGGTAAAACTGTCATTCGTGAAGTACCCGCTAAAGTTTATGGTGTTGCTTTTCAATCATATGCCTTTCCCCTAATCAACCAGAAACAAACAATTGGCGTCTTAGTAGTCGGAAAAAGCTTAAACCGCAAGCAACAAATACTTGAGCGTGCTCAAAATTTGGCAACTGCTTTATCTCAGACCACGACTGCTATTAATGAAATTGCCACTGGAGCCCAGTCATTAAATGAGAATAATCAAGACTTAGCTAAAACGGCCGAAGACACTACTAATAAAATGCATGACATTCAAAAAGTAGTTAGTTTTATTCAATCAGTTTCCCAAAAAATCAATATGCTCGGAATCAACGCTGCAATTGCTGCAGCTCATACCTCTGATTCTAAGTCGGCTGGCTTTGGAGTTATTGCGCAAGAAATTCGTAAGCTTTCGGCTAGTACAGCTAAATCAGTGAGTGAAATTGAAGATGTTTTAATTGAGATTGATCAAAGTGTCAATAGCTTTTCTAGTAAATTAACAGCTTCAGTTAATACAATCGGTGAACAATCAGCTGCTGCTGAACAGGTTTTAGCATCTATGGAGGAACTAAACGAAACGGCTAAAATGATGGAAAATGTTGCTAATTCTTTATAA